The Psychrosphaera ytuae genome includes a region encoding these proteins:
- a CDS encoding AAA family ATPase, whose amino-acid sequence MLAIDGTTGVGKTTVLEELLTACLPEANKCYLTAAASLNEIQIRSRIIEQLFGNVLYDPEKSLLNTFLEFNHQTPLLVAIDNGHFLPGQIIGELLQVVAELKKRGYHMVVLVTFDKAQSKTLASIDSALISHYTVPTLSYNESYQLLTRYFDDVPSSNNVKVKRWIESANGIPIQLLAYDQANQSGLGQIPPLNLKLWGAVLVVVSLLFALGNYFYRTSNTDPNSGPTAITELVNKAKDSVTAKTWSKPEVQKQIELQPKKVNVASAADIFDVIYGAEQNQLTAEQAEMTPIEAETPTFAEKKGQEVTITGESLEEIEQKAFDESVVETKEQSSSTDVEEVPVQDIGPEPEVKDTSVQNIIPSVAGYNIDNQALMALPSDKYVLQLTAVSTESILEQYLNSKRLDGELTRIYKIKRNNSDWWVVTYGVFDSISAARETAKTVDNNAWAKSVSVIQQQIAVYQQTLSQ is encoded by the coding sequence ATGCTTGCCATTGACGGTACGACTGGAGTAGGTAAGACGACCGTATTAGAAGAATTACTAACGGCTTGTTTGCCAGAAGCAAATAAATGTTATTTAACCGCCGCTGCATCATTAAACGAAATTCAAATACGAAGCCGGATCATAGAGCAATTGTTTGGCAATGTACTCTACGATCCAGAGAAGTCGCTACTAAATACATTTCTAGAATTTAATCACCAAACTCCCCTGTTAGTCGCAATTGATAACGGTCACTTCTTGCCTGGCCAAATCATAGGTGAATTACTGCAAGTGGTTGCAGAGCTCAAAAAGCGCGGTTATCACATGGTGGTTTTAGTTACTTTTGACAAAGCCCAATCTAAGACCCTCGCGTCCATAGACTCTGCGTTAATCAGTCACTATACGGTTCCTACATTATCTTATAACGAGAGTTATCAACTGCTAACACGTTATTTTGACGATGTACCAAGTTCTAACAATGTTAAGGTTAAGCGTTGGATAGAAAGCGCGAACGGAATTCCTATTCAATTGCTGGCGTATGACCAAGCCAATCAATCTGGTCTAGGGCAAATCCCTCCCTTGAACCTGAAGTTGTGGGGGGCGGTTTTAGTTGTAGTCAGTCTATTGTTTGCGCTTGGCAATTACTTTTATCGTACGAGCAACACAGACCCAAACTCTGGTCCTACGGCAATTACGGAATTAGTTAATAAAGCAAAAGACAGCGTAACCGCTAAGACTTGGTCTAAGCCGGAAGTGCAAAAGCAAATTGAATTACAGCCGAAAAAAGTAAATGTCGCCTCAGCAGCAGATATTTTTGACGTGATTTATGGTGCAGAGCAAAACCAGCTCACGGCTGAACAGGCAGAGATGACGCCCATCGAGGCTGAAACTCCCACCTTCGCTGAAAAAAAGGGCCAGGAAGTGACCATTACTGGAGAATCCCTTGAAGAGATTGAACAAAAAGCATTTGATGAATCGGTCGTAGAAACCAAAGAGCAGTCATCTTCAACAGACGTCGAAGAAGTACCAGTTCAGGACATAGGCCCTGAGCCTGAAGTGAAAGATACGTCAGTGCAAAACATCATCCCAAGTGTTGCTGGATATAATATCGACAATCAAGCCTTGATGGCTTTGCCTAGTGACAAATACGTCTTACAATTAACGGCAGTCAGCACTGAATCTATTTTAGAGCAGTACTTAAACAGTAAGCGCCTTGATGGAGAGTTAACCAGAATATACAAAATTAAGCGAAATAACTCAGATTGGTGGGTTGTCACTTATGGCGTATTTGATTCTATTAGCGCAGCGCGCGAAACCGCAAAAACTGTCGATAACAATGCTTGGGCAAAGTCTGTCTCAGTCATTCAACAACAAATCGCCGTTTATCAACAAACACTAAGCCAGTAA
- a CDS encoding pilus assembly protein PilM has product MLADTIRKFFTKSIPYMVGIDIGSHSIKAVLLSEQHGVYRVEEALIELMPKGMIKDSEIQDIEAVARVINKIRKRIPKQVKHAAVAISGASVITKVIYMDVSLSDAELESQIEIEADTLIPYPLDEVSLDFEKLTVNKADPSKVDVLLSAARTENIEARSHAVIEGGFEPKVLDVESYALSRAGQLCVGQLPDDANEKVVAFVDIGAQITLLSIVQGERSLYTRDQMFGGEQFTNSIVSYYGRSFDESERAKVNGDLPPNYTFEVLAPFQTALLQQIRRSIQMFLNTSEKDNVDYIVLSGGTSLIAGLDRLLIDELGIHTVIAKPFAELEIAAELDSEEIEAFQPQLMIATGLALRSFSECHI; this is encoded by the coding sequence ATGTTAGCAGATACAATCAGGAAGTTTTTTACAAAAAGTATCCCATACATGGTAGGGATTGATATAGGTTCGCATTCGATAAAGGCCGTATTGTTATCAGAACAGCATGGTGTATATCGAGTTGAAGAAGCCTTAATCGAACTCATGCCAAAAGGGATGATCAAAGACAGCGAAATTCAGGACATCGAAGCTGTCGCTCGTGTCATTAATAAAATTCGTAAACGCATTCCAAAACAGGTAAAACACGCCGCAGTAGCAATCTCAGGCGCGAGTGTCATTACCAAAGTTATCTATATGGACGTGTCATTGTCTGACGCCGAATTAGAAAGCCAAATTGAAATTGAAGCGGATACACTCATTCCATACCCTCTTGATGAAGTCAGTTTAGACTTCGAAAAGCTCACTGTTAACAAAGCCGATCCTTCAAAGGTCGATGTATTATTGAGTGCGGCGCGGACAGAAAATATTGAAGCGCGTTCTCACGCTGTTATCGAGGGCGGTTTTGAACCTAAAGTTTTGGACGTCGAAAGTTACGCTCTAAGCCGAGCTGGGCAATTGTGCGTAGGCCAACTTCCTGACGATGCAAACGAAAAAGTCGTCGCTTTTGTCGATATAGGTGCACAAATTACCTTACTGAGCATTGTCCAGGGTGAACGTTCGTTATATACACGAGACCAGATGTTTGGCGGTGAACAGTTTACCAACTCAATAGTTTCGTACTACGGCCGTTCGTTTGATGAATCAGAACGAGCCAAAGTAAATGGCGACCTTCCACCTAATTACACTTTTGAAGTACTCGCTCCTTTCCAAACGGCTTTACTACAACAAATTCGTCGTTCTATTCAGATGTTTTTAAACACCAGTGAAAAAGACAACGTCGACTACATTGTGTTGTCAGGTGGCACCTCATTGATTGCCGGTTTGGACAGATTGTTAATTGACGAGCTTGGTATTCATACAGTCATTGCCAAACCATTTGCTGAACTAGAGATCGCAGCCGAATTGGATTCGGAAGAAATTGAGGCATTCCAGCCGCAGTTAATGATTGCAACAGGACTTGCATTAAGGAGTTTCTCAGAATGCCATATATAA
- a CDS encoding type IV pilus inner membrane component PilO produces MNFDFSEFDINDIDFENMGSWPKPAKVAMALFVAIAVAIASYMLLVSSKVDALKSAEAEELQLKSTYRVKYGAAVNLDSYKKQMQDMEEKFSLLLKRLPTSHETPGLLDDITYVGTTSGLTFIKINWLPEVEKQFYTELPIQIEVLGDYHEFGQFVSQVAALPRIVTLHDFSVSEDRGKRLRLNVVAKTYRYKEGAK; encoded by the coding sequence CTGAACTTTGATTTTTCTGAATTTGATATCAACGATATCGATTTTGAGAATATGGGCTCATGGCCCAAACCTGCCAAAGTCGCGATGGCGTTATTCGTTGCAATCGCGGTTGCGATTGCCAGTTATATGCTTTTAGTGAGCTCGAAAGTTGATGCTCTTAAATCAGCCGAAGCAGAAGAGTTGCAGCTCAAGAGTACCTATCGCGTTAAGTATGGTGCCGCGGTTAACTTAGACTCTTACAAAAAACAAATGCAAGACATGGAAGAAAAGTTCTCTTTACTTCTCAAACGTCTGCCAACCTCTCATGAGACTCCGGGCTTATTAGACGACATCACTTATGTCGGTACCACTTCAGGACTAACCTTTATAAAAATTAACTGGCTACCTGAAGTTGAAAAGCAATTTTATACTGAGTTACCTATTCAAATAGAAGTATTGGGCGATTATCACGAGTTTGGTCAATTTGTGAGTCAAGTTGCGGCATTACCTCGAATTGTTACGTTACACGACTTCTCGGTTAGCGAAGACAGAGGAAAACGCTTGCGTTTAAATGTTGTCGCTAAAACATATCGATACAAAGAAGGAGCAAAATAA
- a CDS encoding penicillin-binding protein 1A, which translates to MGWLKKLGKLMIFGALIALTVVLAFYLYVKDDLPSEESIRDVRFQIPMKVYTADGQLISQFGEKRRNPVLYSEIPQQLKDAIIATEDSRFYEHFGIDPIGLIRSVVVVVSTGTKAQGASTITMQLARNVFLSLDKRWMRKIKEAYIALHIEQIMTKEEILTLYLNKIPFGNRAYGIGAAAQVYYGKDIGELNLPQLAMLAGLPKAPSRYNPIRNPERAKFRRNVVLGRMLAVGAIDQATYEEAKAAPVTAKFHGAKITASAPYVAEQVRLEMIEKFGEEQAYTSGFKVYTTIDADAQVAARQAVRENLHAYDERHGYRGPSRYLWDIEKADATDVNSLSWDMDKIEDYLKKIRDYGELTPAVVTNVTDESIYVQRKGKVFDVVHWDGLKWARPYIDDDKQGPPPQTAHDILKEGAFIWLKPQSDGSFKLSQRPIVSGSLVAMNPQNGDILALVGGYDFAYNQYNRVIQAERQIGSNVKPFVYSGAIENGMTLATLVNDAPITKWERNMVWRPKNSPETYNGPTRVRRGLAESKNVMAVRVMRTLGIDATIDYLTRFGFDKNNLPANESLSLGSASLTPLSVVRGMSTFANGGFLVEPQLIDYVEDTAGNKVFQTTRLVANLEQKELDNQSLNTLPLNSDNPVKFELPAPRVISEQNAFLITDAMNSTIWGGGNWARGNGWNGTAWRAQVLKRRDFSGKTGTTNQSIDTWFSGFNAHIAATTWVGFDAPGRPLGRTSFNSNLTDAEQETGAEAGAVTALPAWVRFMQDYKDKVPLTYREIPEGVISVRIDRKTGLLSRKTDHTTRFEYFIKGTEPTKYVDEFEPQTIDEEKDMIEEEEGLF; encoded by the coding sequence ATGGGTTGGCTCAAAAAATTAGGGAAGTTAATGATTTTTGGAGCGTTAATAGCACTAACAGTGGTATTGGCGTTTTATTTATACGTTAAAGATGACTTGCCATCCGAGGAGTCTATTCGAGATGTTCGCTTCCAAATCCCAATGAAAGTCTACACTGCAGACGGCCAACTCATCTCTCAGTTTGGTGAAAAGCGACGAAATCCAGTTTTATATTCCGAAATCCCTCAGCAACTAAAAGACGCAATTATTGCTACCGAAGACTCTCGTTTTTATGAGCATTTTGGTATTGATCCCATCGGTCTTATCCGTTCGGTTGTGGTAGTAGTGTCAACCGGAACCAAAGCGCAGGGCGCCAGTACCATTACCATGCAGTTGGCTAGAAACGTCTTTTTATCACTCGACAAACGTTGGATGCGTAAAATCAAAGAAGCGTATATTGCCCTACACATCGAACAAATCATGACAAAAGAGGAAATATTAACTCTTTATCTCAACAAGATCCCATTTGGCAATCGCGCCTACGGTATTGGTGCTGCCGCCCAAGTGTATTACGGAAAAGACATTGGCGAGCTTAACTTGCCGCAGCTAGCTATGTTAGCTGGCCTACCAAAAGCACCGTCACGCTATAACCCGATCAGAAACCCAGAGCGCGCCAAATTTCGACGCAATGTTGTTTTAGGTCGAATGTTAGCAGTGGGTGCCATTGACCAAGCTACTTATGAAGAAGCAAAAGCAGCCCCAGTAACGGCTAAGTTCCACGGTGCAAAAATAACTGCATCAGCACCTTATGTAGCAGAGCAAGTTCGGCTTGAAATGATTGAAAAGTTCGGTGAAGAACAAGCCTATACCTCTGGATTCAAAGTCTACACAACCATAGACGCGGACGCGCAAGTCGCTGCTCGTCAGGCAGTCAGAGAAAACCTACATGCCTATGATGAACGTCACGGCTACAGAGGGCCTTCACGCTATTTATGGGACATAGAAAAAGCAGACGCAACCGATGTCAACTCGTTGAGTTGGGATATGGACAAAATTGAGGACTATCTCAAAAAGATTAGGGACTATGGTGAGCTCACTCCTGCTGTTGTTACCAATGTGACCGACGAAAGTATTTATGTTCAACGCAAAGGCAAAGTATTTGATGTTGTTCATTGGGATGGTTTGAAATGGGCAAGACCTTACATTGACGATGATAAGCAAGGCCCACCGCCACAAACAGCACATGACATATTAAAAGAAGGCGCGTTTATCTGGTTGAAGCCTCAATCAGATGGTAGTTTTAAACTTTCTCAACGTCCTATTGTCAGCGGTTCTCTCGTTGCAATGAATCCTCAAAATGGCGATATCTTAGCATTGGTCGGTGGTTATGACTTTGCCTACAACCAATACAATCGCGTTATCCAGGCCGAACGTCAAATCGGTTCAAACGTTAAGCCATTTGTGTATTCTGGCGCTATTGAAAATGGTATGACTCTCGCCACGCTAGTCAATGATGCTCCTATTACTAAATGGGAACGCAATATGGTTTGGCGACCGAAAAATTCACCTGAGACGTACAACGGTCCTACTCGGGTTAGAAGGGGTCTTGCTGAATCAAAAAACGTTATGGCGGTAAGGGTAATGCGTACCCTAGGAATCGACGCTACGATTGATTATTTAACTCGCTTTGGCTTTGACAAAAATAACTTACCTGCAAATGAGTCATTGTCATTGGGTTCTGCTTCTCTTACTCCCCTTTCTGTGGTTAGAGGAATGAGCACTTTTGCCAACGGCGGATTTTTAGTCGAGCCTCAACTAATCGATTATGTTGAAGATACTGCGGGTAATAAGGTTTTCCAAACCACTCGCTTAGTTGCCAATCTCGAACAGAAAGAATTGGACAATCAATCTTTAAACACTCTACCTTTAAACAGTGACAACCCGGTCAAATTTGAGCTACCTGCTCCCCGAGTTATCAGTGAACAAAATGCGTTTTTGATCACAGACGCGATGAACTCTACGATTTGGGGTGGCGGTAATTGGGCTAGAGGCAATGGCTGGAATGGCACTGCTTGGCGAGCTCAAGTCCTTAAACGCCGTGATTTTAGTGGTAAAACGGGTACGACCAACCAATCCATTGATACTTGGTTCTCTGGCTTTAATGCCCACATTGCAGCAACTACTTGGGTAGGGTTTGATGCACCAGGTAGACCTTTGGGACGTACCAGCTTTAACAGCAACCTCACCGATGCAGAACAAGAGACAGGGGCAGAAGCAGGTGCAGTAACAGCACTCCCAGCTTGGGTTCGCTTTATGCAGGATTATAAAGATAAGGTACCGTTAACCTATCGTGAGATCCCAGAAGGTGTCATATCCGTAAGAATTGACAGAAAAACCGGCTTATTGTCTCGCAAAACGGACCACACAACTCGATTCGAATACTTTATTAAAGGTACCGAGCCGACCAAATACGTCGATGAGTTTGAACCCCAAACCATAGATGAAGAAAAAGACATGATTGAAGAAGAGGAAGGTCTATTTTAA
- a CDS encoding PilN domain-containing protein: protein MPYINLLPWRETARKERQQQFLAILGVISGLVVFLVFLLNMYYSERLAGQEYRNNYLRSEISILDQRIREIRNLNKTKDDLNQRIELIELLQESRNLGTQIFNEIARVVPAGIYLTKVEKKGSGLLINGKSESNNRLSNMMREIERSELLEGADLDSIVSAEREDQLLSDFSMTIAVKGYIPEQKQGGKSK from the coding sequence ATGCCATATATAAATCTTTTGCCATGGCGTGAGACGGCTCGAAAAGAACGCCAACAGCAATTTCTAGCCATCCTAGGGGTGATATCAGGATTGGTGGTCTTTTTGGTGTTTTTGTTAAACATGTATTACTCAGAGCGACTAGCGGGTCAGGAATACCGCAACAACTATTTGCGCAGTGAGATTTCGATTTTGGATCAAAGGATCCGAGAGATCCGTAACTTAAACAAAACCAAAGATGATTTGAATCAACGCATCGAACTCATCGAGCTCTTACAAGAAAGTCGTAATTTAGGTACTCAAATCTTCAATGAAATTGCACGGGTAGTCCCAGCAGGTATCTATTTGACCAAAGTAGAGAAGAAAGGCTCTGGTTTATTGATCAACGGCAAGAGTGAGTCAAATAACCGGTTATCGAACATGATGAGAGAAATTGAACGTTCTGAGTTACTCGAAGGGGCTGATCTAGACTCCATCGTTTCTGCAGAACGCGAAGACCAATTATTGTCAGACTTCTCTATGACTATTGCGGTAAAAGGCTACATCCCTGAACAAAAGCAGGGAGGTAAATCAAAATGA
- the aroK gene encoding shikimate kinase AroK codes for MAEKRNIFLVGPMGAGKSTIGRHLADQLHLQFVDSDQEIERRTGADIAWVFDIEGEDGFRKREESVITDLTEKQGIVLATGGGSVVSKEIRNRLSARGIVVYLETPIEKQVARTQRDKRRPLLQTEEPARDVLVRLAEERNPLYEEVADIVVKTDEQSARVVANEIISKLDF; via the coding sequence ATGGCTGAAAAACGTAACATCTTCTTAGTAGGTCCCATGGGCGCAGGTAAAAGCACAATTGGCAGACATCTTGCCGATCAGTTGCATTTACAATTTGTCGACTCGGATCAGGAAATTGAACGTCGTACAGGTGCTGATATCGCTTGGGTATTTGATATCGAAGGTGAAGATGGTTTCCGTAAACGCGAAGAGTCAGTAATTACTGACCTTACAGAAAAGCAAGGTATTGTATTGGCAACAGGCGGTGGTTCTGTTGTTAGCAAAGAGATCAGAAACCGCTTGTCGGCACGTGGTATTGTCGTTTATTTAGAAACTCCAATCGAAAAGCAAGTTGCTCGTACACAACGTGACAAACGTCGCCCATTATTGCAAACTGAAGAGCCAGCGCGTGATGTATTGGTTCGTTTAGCAGAAGAGCGCAATCCGCTGTACGAAGAAGTCGCTGACATTGTAGTTAAGACTGATGAGCAAAGTGCTCGTGTTGTCGCAAACGAGATTATTAGTAAATTAGATTTTTAA
- a CDS encoding type IV pilus secretin PilQ has product MKSNVMFYRLLTACFALFMTFSAVSVPLLYDVRYTPIVKGETELEFVFDEALYSDPSIQVFNEPSRIELYFEETDFEESLGKVLIDKEGVLNIETKHRDKGVLVTILLDQLKLYKSRVEGNKFYIRVSDNPSIEPSNQQDVNVDLINRVQALDFRRGDQVNGAVEGRVLVFLRDNMAAVDVTSKNNQIFIQFHNTDILDELLYKMDVTDFGTVVKGLETFQTASSSQLVIDVEGEFEYDFQQLDNIFTLSVNKAPEEQGVLAGGTEYQGQPISLNFQDLPIRTVLQIIADLNGFNLVVSDTVTGTLTLRLNGVPWDQALEIVLRTKGLDKRMEGNVLLVAPSDELAAREARELEAKKKVEEFEVLVSEFIQINYAKAAEIAALLKSDGTSILTPRGQVSVDERTNTLLVKDTATGIETVKKAVKTLDIPIKQVLIEARMVTIRDNIDEQLGIRWGVSGNSLDGTNQQTGVSGSLDGASSIRQGNIGSDAGPRLNVNLPVASPAGSIAVQIARLADGTLLDLELSALERENKGEIVATPRITASNQQTSSIEQGTEIPYVQAASSGATSVSFKKAVLSLEVTPQITPDNSVILDLNITQNARGDTVSTPTGPAVAIDTQQLKTQVTARNGETIVLGGIYQQQVINSVSKVPLLGDLPFIGRAFRTDTSFNEKRELLIFVTPKIVTDSM; this is encoded by the coding sequence ATGAAAAGTAACGTTATGTTTTATAGATTGTTGACGGCATGCTTTGCGCTATTTATGACCTTTTCTGCGGTGTCAGTTCCGTTACTCTACGATGTGCGCTATACCCCCATTGTAAAAGGCGAGACTGAATTAGAGTTCGTGTTTGACGAAGCATTGTATTCAGACCCAAGTATTCAAGTTTTTAACGAACCTTCGCGTATTGAATTGTACTTTGAAGAGACGGATTTCGAAGAAAGCCTCGGCAAAGTTTTAATCGACAAAGAAGGCGTACTCAACATCGAGACAAAACACCGTGACAAAGGTGTTTTGGTTACTATTTTATTGGATCAGCTAAAGCTTTATAAAAGCCGTGTCGAAGGCAATAAGTTTTACATCCGCGTGTCTGACAACCCAAGTATCGAACCATCAAATCAACAAGACGTTAATGTTGATTTGATCAACCGTGTTCAAGCCCTTGATTTCCGTCGTGGCGACCAAGTAAATGGTGCTGTTGAGGGGCGAGTTTTAGTATTCTTGAGAGATAACATGGCCGCGGTTGATGTTACCTCTAAAAACAACCAGATCTTCATTCAGTTCCACAACACTGACATCCTAGATGAGCTGTTATATAAAATGGACGTTACTGACTTTGGCACTGTTGTCAAAGGACTAGAGACGTTTCAAACGGCAAGTTCTTCACAGTTAGTTATTGATGTTGAAGGTGAGTTTGAGTACGACTTCCAACAGTTAGATAATATTTTCACCCTGTCAGTGAACAAAGCTCCAGAGGAGCAAGGTGTACTAGCCGGTGGTACTGAATACCAGGGCCAGCCTATTTCACTAAACTTCCAAGACTTACCAATTCGTACTGTTTTGCAAATCATTGCAGACCTAAACGGTTTTAACTTGGTTGTCTCGGATACGGTAACGGGTACATTAACTCTTCGTTTAAATGGCGTACCTTGGGACCAAGCACTTGAAATTGTGTTGCGAACCAAAGGTCTAGACAAACGAATGGAAGGCAATGTTTTACTTGTTGCGCCTTCTGATGAATTAGCGGCTCGTGAAGCACGAGAACTAGAAGCGAAGAAAAAAGTAGAAGAGTTTGAAGTATTAGTCTCTGAGTTTATTCAGATCAACTATGCCAAAGCCGCTGAAATTGCCGCCTTGCTTAAATCAGATGGCACATCGATTTTGACCCCTCGTGGTCAAGTTTCGGTTGATGAGCGCACTAATACGTTACTTGTTAAAGATACTGCAACAGGAATCGAAACCGTTAAGAAGGCCGTTAAGACCCTCGATATCCCAATCAAACAAGTTTTGATTGAAGCGCGTATGGTTACAATTAGAGACAATATCGACGAGCAATTAGGTATTCGCTGGGGTGTGTCAGGTAACAGCCTAGATGGTACAAATCAACAAACTGGCGTATCAGGCTCACTTGATGGCGCAAGTAGTATTCGTCAAGGCAACATAGGCAGCGATGCTGGCCCTCGTTTAAACGTAAACCTACCCGTCGCGAGTCCTGCCGGTAGCATTGCCGTACAGATTGCTCGATTGGCAGATGGTACACTACTGGACTTAGAGCTATCGGCACTAGAACGTGAAAACAAAGGTGAAATCGTAGCAACACCGAGAATTACTGCATCAAACCAGCAAACTTCAAGTATCGAACAAGGTACTGAAATTCCATATGTACAAGCTGCAAGTAGTGGTGCTACGTCGGTTTCGTTCAAAAAAGCGGTATTGAGTTTAGAAGTAACGCCTCAAATTACTCCGGATAACAGTGTTATCTTGGATTTGAATATTACTCAAAACGCACGTGGTGATACGGTTTCTACACCGACTGGTCCTGCAGTGGCAATCGATACGCAACAATTGAAGACTCAAGTAACGGCGCGTAATGGTGAAACCATAGTATTAGGTGGTATCTACCAGCAACAAGTCATTAATAGTGTGAGTAAAGTTCCACTATTAGGAGATCTTCCATTCATCGGCCGTGCGTTTAGAACCGATACTTCATTTAATGAGAAACGTGAACTTCTAATTTTCGTAACACCAAAAATCGTCACAGACTCGATGTAA
- a CDS encoding pilus assembly protein PilP, whose product MRILLVLVMSVLTTACYDDVTDLQQYMNQVKSGTPVKIEPIPAVNEFEHIEYSMTSPRSPFDLPSPEIIQESYEPAQNCLAPDPRRRKEPLEKFALDNLSMRGTLGTNQEVWALIQASDGSLHRVTEGNYVGLYHGRITAVTDNRVTVVELIPDGAGCWKERDATVKLADSAADE is encoded by the coding sequence ATGCGAATTCTTTTGGTCTTAGTAATGTCGGTATTAACGACGGCGTGTTATGACGACGTAACCGATTTACAACAATACATGAATCAAGTTAAGTCAGGGACTCCGGTTAAGATCGAACCAATCCCAGCAGTAAATGAGTTTGAGCACATTGAATATTCTATGACTTCTCCGCGGAGCCCGTTTGATCTTCCGTCTCCAGAAATCATCCAAGAAAGTTACGAACCCGCTCAAAACTGTCTAGCACCAGATCCAAGACGCAGAAAAGAACCACTTGAAAAATTTGCGTTGGATAATTTAAGTATGCGAGGTACTCTAGGTACAAACCAAGAAGTTTGGGCTTTGATACAAGCATCAGACGGCTCTTTACACCGAGTCACGGAAGGGAATTACGTGGGCTTGTACCACGGTCGCATCACTGCGGTTACTGATAACCGAGTTACTGTCGTAGAATTGATACCAGATGGCGCTGGTTGTTGGAAGGAACGAGACGCCACGGTCAAGCTAGCGGACAGCGCGGCTGATGAATAA
- the aroB gene encoding 3-dehydroquinate synthase, which yields MKSLEVNLGDHSYPIYIEKDGNSLSSFLCPHIKGQRVVVISNTTVLPIFKSQIALALTDFDVSYYEMADGEANKTLETYHDIMTFLLEQGAARDVTLIALGGGVVGDICGFVAATFMRGVNFIQVPTTLLSQVDSSVGGKTAVNHPLGKNMIGAFYQPQAVFISMNSLKTLPKREFAAGMAEVIKYGILADRDLFEYLENNIAAIQQMDDDVMAYIIHRCCEIKAEIVAEDEKEQGRRALLNLGHTFGHAIEAEQGYGNWLHGEAVAAGMVQACQLARLRGWINESDVSRVITLLNAFDLPTSGPDSMSCDDYIKHMKKDKKVKASTIRFILPKQLGQAILVSDVTESELQTIL from the coding sequence ATGAAAAGCCTTGAAGTTAATTTAGGTGATCACAGCTACCCCATCTATATAGAAAAAGACGGCAATAGTTTGTCGTCTTTTTTGTGTCCGCATATCAAGGGGCAACGCGTCGTTGTCATCAGCAACACTACCGTTTTGCCCATTTTTAAATCTCAGATCGCTCTCGCTTTAACTGACTTTGACGTTAGTTATTATGAGATGGCCGATGGCGAAGCCAATAAAACCCTAGAGACCTATCACGATATTATGACGTTTTTACTAGAGCAGGGTGCTGCTCGTGATGTCACTCTGATCGCCCTAGGTGGAGGTGTTGTTGGTGATATTTGTGGGTTTGTTGCTGCGACGTTTATGCGTGGTGTGAACTTCATTCAAGTTCCTACTACTCTTTTGTCTCAAGTTGATTCGTCAGTTGGTGGTAAAACGGCAGTGAACCATCCACTTGGCAAAAATATGATAGGCGCATTTTATCAACCACAAGCTGTGTTTATCAGTATGAACTCCTTGAAGACCCTTCCAAAAAGAGAGTTTGCCGCAGGTATGGCCGAAGTGATCAAGTACGGTATTTTAGCTGATAGAGATTTATTCGAATATCTTGAGAACAATATCGCAGCGATACAACAAATGGATGACGATGTAATGGCTTACATCATTCATCGTTGTTGCGAGATAAAAGCCGAAATTGTAGCTGAAGACGAAAAAGAGCAGGGACGAAGAGCTTTATTAAATCTAGGTCACACATTTGGACATGCGATAGAAGCTGAGCAAGGATATGGCAACTGGTTGCACGGTGAAGCAGTAGCAGCGGGGATGGTTCAAGCTTGTCAGTTAGCAAGGCTTAGAGGTTGGATTAACGAAAGTGATGTCTCACGGGTTATCACTCTATTAAACGCATTTGATTTACCAACATCGGGTCCAGATTCTATGTCATGTGATGATTATATTAAACACATGAAAAAAGATAAGAAAGTCAAAGCCAGTACAATCAGATTTATATTGCCGAAACAGCTTGGCCAAGCGATACTGGTGTCAGACGTAACCGAATCAGAACTTCAAACTATTTTGTAA